In Hymenobacter sublimis, a single genomic region encodes these proteins:
- the ubiE gene encoding bifunctional demethylmenaquinone methyltransferase/2-methoxy-6-polyprenyl-1,4-benzoquinol methylase UbiE, which translates to MSVVPYKDDAADKKSQVAQMFNSIAGKYDFLNHFLSVGTDIYWRRKAVDELKQLRPARILDIATGTADFAIETLRAATPDAQITGVDISEGMLEVGRRKLQQKGLTQRIQLELGDSENLPFPDNHFDAVTASFGVRNFENLEKGLAEMHRVLRPGGKMVVLEFSKPTAFPMKQAYNFYFKNILPVFGKLISKDRAAYTYLPESVQAFPDGQDFLAILRKIGFNSPAWQPLTFGISSIYTAQK; encoded by the coding sequence ATGTCCGTAGTACCTTATAAAGATGATGCCGCCGATAAAAAGTCGCAGGTGGCCCAGATGTTCAACAGCATTGCTGGCAAGTACGACTTCCTAAACCACTTTCTGAGTGTGGGCACGGACATCTACTGGCGCCGCAAAGCCGTGGATGAGCTCAAGCAGCTGCGGCCCGCCCGGATTCTGGACATTGCCACCGGCACGGCTGATTTCGCCATCGAAACCCTGCGGGCTGCTACCCCTGATGCCCAGATTACAGGAGTAGACATTTCGGAAGGCATGCTAGAGGTAGGGCGGCGTAAGCTGCAGCAGAAAGGCCTGACCCAGCGGATACAGCTAGAGTTGGGCGATTCGGAAAACCTGCCGTTTCCGGATAACCACTTTGACGCGGTGACGGCGTCCTTTGGGGTGCGCAACTTTGAAAACCTAGAAAAGGGGCTGGCAGAAATGCACCGGGTGCTGCGGCCGGGCGGCAAAATGGTGGTGCTGGAGTTTTCCAAACCCACGGCTTTCCCCATGAAGCAGGCCTACAACTTTTACTTCAAAAACATTTTGCCGGTATTTGGGAAGTTGATTTCCAAGGACCGCGCGGCCTACACCTACCTGCCCGAGTCAGTGCAGGCATTCCCCGATGGCCAGGACTTTCTGGCTATTCTGCGTAAAATCGGCTTTAACTCTCCCGCATGGCAACCCCTTACGTTCGGCATCAGCTCCATTTACACGGCTCAAAAGTAA
- a CDS encoding OmpA family protein, with protein sequence MAQPALAQSQSTRKQLKTANKFFSQENYRASIPYYEQVLAKEPNNAQALFRAGIAYMSFDKEKASDYIYKAQRLKKNVSKDVEYWLGRVDHLNYNFDEAIAHFQAYNATLKSKDTRKKELAQLIQHSKNAKVQFNSPKDIFVKNLGPTINTPYSEHSPVISGDDKLLLFTSRGENVTGAGNAEGKKGGNLASDGEYFEDIFEAKRIDEENWEKPRSLSGVLNGKGHDASIQVFDNDTKMLMYRQDENGDIFYTEKTGGDWTAPKKLNSNVNSKAFESDAFITPDGLTIYFSTSKFSEEGTLDIYYATRQPGGDWGPAKTLGNAVNTVYDDDSPYLSKDGKTLYFSSRGHNTMGGYDIFKSDWDSVGNKWGRPENMGYPVNTPDDDTYYRLSPDGSYAYLSSYRIGGYGEKDIYTINYIKNAIIRGRVLSSRDSTIIPGVELVFSGTQADKTALSYRDVTKPETGDYQVNVLSGRTYQVAVSKDGQNIETQEFAVPISTNDSTVIEKDFYVNYVDTTQRNFAQFQKIYFDTDKYKLRPESITELNNISSILKANPGVNISIEGHCDSRNTDEYNIVLGQNRADAAYNYLKKSGVAETRMVTVSYGERRPAAANDSPENMQLNRRVEFRVIVKEGEAAPQLTNPSAGGTGPGTGAGTSSSSSSSTTGTATSVPLQPGKSKAKLPDGTKVKTKVDEDSDKVKVKTKGANDEKSKTVTKDGTIDSKAKEADGSKTKVKTDND encoded by the coding sequence ATGGCCCAGCCTGCCCTGGCTCAAAGCCAAAGCACACGCAAGCAACTGAAGACTGCTAACAAGTTTTTCTCGCAAGAGAACTACCGGGCCTCCATTCCTTACTATGAGCAAGTGTTGGCCAAGGAGCCCAACAATGCGCAGGCTTTGTTCCGGGCGGGTATAGCCTATATGTCGTTCGACAAAGAAAAAGCTAGCGACTACATCTATAAAGCGCAACGGCTAAAGAAGAACGTATCGAAGGATGTAGAGTACTGGCTGGGTCGGGTGGATCACCTGAACTACAACTTTGACGAGGCTATTGCCCACTTCCAAGCGTATAACGCCACGCTGAAGAGCAAGGATACCCGCAAGAAGGAGCTGGCGCAACTCATTCAGCACAGCAAAAATGCCAAGGTGCAATTCAATAGCCCCAAGGATATTTTTGTAAAAAACCTGGGTCCTACTATCAACACTCCGTACTCGGAGCACAGCCCCGTAATTTCTGGCGACGACAAGCTACTGTTGTTCACCTCGCGCGGTGAGAACGTAACAGGAGCTGGCAATGCTGAAGGTAAAAAAGGTGGCAACTTGGCGTCGGACGGTGAGTACTTTGAGGACATCTTCGAAGCCAAGCGGATAGATGAGGAGAACTGGGAAAAGCCTCGTTCCCTGAGCGGCGTTCTAAACGGCAAAGGCCACGATGCTTCCATTCAGGTGTTTGACAATGACACCAAAATGCTCATGTACCGGCAAGATGAAAATGGCGACATTTTCTACACTGAAAAAACCGGTGGTGACTGGACAGCTCCCAAGAAGTTGAACAGCAACGTTAACTCAAAAGCATTTGAATCAGACGCCTTCATTACTCCCGATGGCCTAACCATTTACTTCTCTACCAGCAAGTTCTCTGAGGAAGGGACGCTGGATATTTACTACGCCACCCGCCAGCCTGGTGGCGACTGGGGGCCTGCTAAAACGCTCGGTAACGCCGTAAATACGGTGTACGACGACGACAGCCCCTACCTGAGCAAGGACGGCAAGACGCTGTACTTCTCTTCGCGCGGCCACAACACCATGGGTGGCTACGATATCTTCAAGTCGGATTGGGATTCCGTGGGCAATAAGTGGGGCCGGCCCGAAAACATGGGCTACCCTGTTAATACGCCCGACGATGATACTTACTACCGCTTGAGCCCTGATGGTAGCTACGCCTACTTGTCTTCGTACCGCATTGGTGGCTACGGAGAAAAGGACATCTATACCATCAACTACATTAAGAACGCCATCATTCGGGGTCGAGTGCTGTCATCTCGTGACAGCACGATTATTCCCGGCGTAGAGTTGGTGTTCAGTGGCACCCAGGCTGACAAAACGGCCCTTAGCTACCGCGACGTAACTAAGCCCGAAACCGGCGACTACCAGGTAAACGTGCTGTCGGGCCGTACTTACCAGGTAGCCGTGTCGAAGGATGGGCAAAACATTGAAACGCAGGAGTTTGCTGTTCCGATTTCCACCAACGATTCAACCGTAATCGAGAAAGATTTCTACGTAAACTACGTAGATACCACTCAGCGTAACTTTGCACAGTTCCAGAAGATTTATTTCGACACGGATAAGTACAAACTGCGTCCTGAGTCTATCACGGAGCTGAACAACATCAGCAGCATTTTGAAGGCTAACCCTGGGGTAAACATCTCCATTGAAGGCCACTGCGACTCGCGCAACACGGACGAGTACAACATTGTATTGGGCCAGAATCGTGCTGATGCGGCTTACAACTACCTGAAAAAGTCGGGTGTTGCTGAGACACGCATGGTAACGGTAAGCTACGGTGAGCGTCGTCCGGCCGCGGCCAACGATTCGCCGGAGAATATGCAGCTTAACCGCCGCGTAGAGTTCCGCGTGATTGTAAAAGAAGGTGAAGCGGCTCCACAGCTGACGAATCCTTCGGCTGGTGGTACTGGTCCGGGCACGGGTGCTGGCACTTCTTCGTCCTCTTCTTCCTCAACTACGGGCACAGCTACTTCGGTGCCGCTGCAGCCTGGCAAGAGCAAGGCCAAGTTGCCCGACGGCACTAAGGTGAAAACCAAGGTAGATGAGGACAGCGACAAAGTGAAGGTAAAAACCAAAGGCGCCAACGACGAGAAGAGCAAGACCGTCACTAAAGACGGTACCATCGACTCCAAAGCCAAGGAAGCTGATGGTTCGAAAACCAAAGTGAAGACGGACAACGACTAA
- a CDS encoding SDR family NAD(P)-dependent oxidoreductase: MTKTAFITGASSGIGRATAVALGKAGFRLVLAGRRRERLEELAQELAGVPTQLLTFDVRDRAAVEAAVQRLPAEFQDIDVLINNAGNAHGLAPIQEGSPQDWDDMLDGNVKGLLYVSRAVLPAMTRRNSGHIINIGSIAGHETYANGNVYCASKAAVAALTKGMRLDLLPHHIRVAEVNPGAVETEFSEVRFKGDTARAAGVYKGFEPLRAEDVADLIQFMVTRPAHVNIAEVLILPAAQAAAATIRKEV; encoded by the coding sequence ATGACGAAAACTGCATTTATCACCGGGGCCTCCTCCGGTATTGGGCGGGCTACGGCCGTGGCCTTGGGCAAAGCAGGCTTCCGGCTGGTGCTAGCGGGGCGCCGCCGCGAGCGGCTAGAGGAACTGGCGCAGGAGCTAGCAGGAGTACCCACGCAGCTGCTAACGTTTGATGTGCGCGACCGAGCGGCGGTAGAAGCCGCCGTGCAACGTTTGCCCGCCGAGTTTCAGGACATTGACGTGCTGATCAACAACGCCGGTAACGCCCACGGGTTGGCACCCATCCAGGAGGGTAGCCCTCAAGACTGGGATGATATGCTGGATGGCAACGTGAAAGGCCTGCTGTACGTGAGCCGGGCCGTATTACCCGCCATGACCCGCCGTAACTCAGGGCATATCATCAACATCGGTTCTATTGCCGGCCATGAGACGTACGCCAACGGCAACGTGTATTGCGCCTCTAAAGCCGCCGTAGCCGCCCTGACCAAAGGTATGCGGCTCGACTTACTGCCTCACCATATTCGGGTGGCAGAGGTGAACCCAGGGGCCGTGGAAACGGAGTTTTCAGAAGTTCGCTTCAAGGGTGATACTGCGCGAGCTGCCGGTGTGTACAAGGGTTTTGAACCGCTACGGGCCGAAGACGTGGCTGACTTGATTCAGTTTATGGTCACAAGGCCAGCCCACGTCAACATTGCGGAAGTTCTGATTCTACCGGCCGCGCAAGCCGCTGCCGCTACCATCCGGAAGGAGGTATAA
- a CDS encoding cytidine deaminase: protein MAHPLHLTITVDVVASEADLTSAEAATWQAARAATDHAYAPYSHFHVGTALLLDDGTIFRGTNQENAAFPSGLCAERTALFGLAATQPERRILGMAVAARPANGEFVPVTSCGACRQVMAEYEHRQHQPIPLLLPGPNGSIYRFSSLSDLLPFGFTSDDLPTVK, encoded by the coding sequence ATGGCCCACCCTCTCCACCTGACCATTACCGTTGACGTAGTGGCTTCCGAAGCCGACCTAACTTCTGCCGAAGCCGCTACCTGGCAGGCCGCCCGCGCCGCCACCGACCACGCCTATGCCCCCTACTCCCATTTTCACGTAGGCACGGCCTTGCTGCTGGATGATGGCACTATTTTCCGGGGTACCAATCAAGAAAATGCCGCCTTTCCTTCGGGCTTGTGCGCCGAGCGCACGGCCTTGTTTGGCCTAGCGGCCACCCAACCTGAGCGCCGCATTCTGGGCATGGCCGTGGCCGCCCGGCCCGCCAATGGGGAGTTTGTGCCCGTTACTTCCTGCGGAGCCTGCCGCCAGGTAATGGCCGAGTATGAGCACCGGCAGCACCAGCCAATTCCGTTGCTGCTGCCCGGCCCAAACGGTAGCATCTACCGGTTTAGCTCCCTGTCAGATCTACTACCCTTCGGCTTCACCTCCGACGACCTGCCCACCGTTAAATAG
- a CDS encoding saccharopine dehydrogenase C-terminal domain-containing protein has translation MTRILLLGAGRSASSLLQYLLQHAPQQNWQLTVADMQPAHLKPVLAAHAAYAQAVPFGMQDETGLLQLVQGADIVVSMLPALLHGPVARACVQLGRHLVTASYVSEEIRGLDEQARAAGITILMECGLDPGLDHMSAMRLLADIRGRGGQLTAFNSYCGGLLAPSAEGDNPWKYKFTWNPRNVVLAGQSTAKYLEAGRLRFIPYQQLFARTQTIVVPGVGEFEGYANRDSLSYRAPYGLHDVPTMLRGTLRRPGYCAAWHALVRLGLTDDSVHLGNPADLPWSELIEAYLPTAMPGQALPTRVAVYLGLAPEGPEMQHLAWLELFTARPVGLPDATPAQLLEQLLTEKWALQPTDHDMIVMQHLLEFTLDGQAHVATSSLVVVGDDTVHTAMAKTVGLPVAMAVRRLAQGQLTQRGVIIPTLPELYEPILAELAQDYGIQFMEEEQALPQQQLIS, from the coding sequence ATGACCCGTATTCTGCTGCTTGGTGCCGGCCGCTCGGCTTCCTCCCTTTTGCAGTACCTGCTGCAGCACGCTCCCCAGCAAAACTGGCAGCTTACGGTGGCCGATATGCAGCCGGCGCATCTGAAGCCCGTGCTGGCGGCTCATGCGGCTTACGCTCAAGCCGTTCCGTTTGGTATGCAGGATGAAACGGGACTGCTGCAGCTGGTGCAGGGTGCCGACATTGTGGTGTCGATGCTGCCAGCCTTGCTTCACGGCCCCGTGGCTAGGGCCTGCGTGCAACTGGGCCGCCACTTGGTAACGGCTAGCTACGTGAGCGAAGAAATCCGCGGCTTGGATGAGCAAGCCCGGGCCGCCGGCATTACCATCCTGATGGAGTGTGGCCTAGACCCCGGCCTAGACCATATGTCGGCCATGCGGCTGCTGGCTGACATTCGGGGGCGCGGTGGGCAACTCACGGCGTTTAACTCTTACTGCGGTGGGCTGCTGGCTCCTAGCGCGGAGGGCGACAATCCGTGGAAGTATAAATTCACCTGGAACCCGCGCAATGTTGTGCTGGCGGGCCAAAGCACGGCTAAATACCTGGAGGCCGGCCGGCTCCGCTTTATCCCGTATCAGCAGCTATTCGCCCGCACCCAAACCATAGTAGTGCCCGGCGTGGGCGAGTTTGAGGGCTACGCCAACCGGGACTCGCTCAGCTACCGGGCGCCGTACGGCCTGCACGACGTGCCAACCATGCTGCGCGGTACCCTGCGTCGTCCCGGTTACTGCGCTGCCTGGCACGCCTTGGTCCGCCTGGGCCTTACCGACGACTCCGTGCACCTGGGCAACCCGGCGGACCTGCCGTGGTCGGAGCTAATCGAAGCCTACTTGCCAACCGCCATGCCCGGCCAGGCGCTGCCTACCCGGGTGGCTGTCTACCTCGGGCTGGCGCCGGAAGGACCGGAAATGCAGCATCTGGCCTGGCTGGAGCTGTTCACGGCCCGGCCCGTGGGCCTACCCGATGCTACCCCGGCCCAGCTGCTGGAGCAGCTGCTAACGGAAAAGTGGGCCTTACAACCCACCGACCACGACATGATTGTCATGCAGCACCTACTGGAGTTTACGCTGGATGGCCAAGCCCACGTTGCTACCTCCTCGCTGGTGGTAGTAGGCGATGATACCGTGCACACGGCCATGGCCAAAACCGTTGGGCTGCCGGTGGCTATGGCCGTGCGGCGCCTGGCCCAGGGCCAGCTTACCCAGCGGGGCGTAATCATTCCTACGCTACCGGAGTTGTACGAACCTATTTTGGCGGAACTGGCTCAGGACTACGGCATTCAGTTCATGGAAGAGGAACAGGCGCTACCCCAGCAGCAACTCATCAGCTAA
- a CDS encoding alpha/beta hydrolase codes for MLAQEHHLPVVRTARYYQVGEISASTRRLWVVAHGYGQLAAYFIRHFAPLAATAPDLVVLAPEGLSRFYLQGTNGRIGATWMTREDRLTEINDYVAYLNQLVEVVLPQAAPDVAVTVLGFSQGAATVCRWLTQARFRPVQLVLWAGAFPPDMDFDVATHFLQDLPVTLICGTEDEFITEEDLEQQRHLFRHVGVEPTILRFAGKHTLNAAVLAELNEAQLASRH; via the coding sequence ATGCTTGCTCAGGAGCATCATCTGCCCGTTGTGCGTACGGCCCGCTACTACCAGGTCGGCGAAATATCGGCATCTACCCGGCGCCTGTGGGTGGTGGCGCACGGCTACGGGCAGTTGGCGGCTTACTTTATTCGGCACTTCGCGCCCCTAGCTGCCACCGCCCCTGACCTAGTAGTGCTGGCTCCCGAAGGCCTCTCGCGCTTTTACTTGCAGGGCACGAACGGGCGCATTGGGGCTACTTGGATGACCCGCGAAGACCGGCTCACGGAAATTAATGACTACGTGGCCTACCTCAACCAATTAGTTGAGGTAGTGTTACCCCAAGCCGCGCCCGACGTAGCCGTGACGGTGCTGGGCTTCTCGCAGGGCGCAGCTACAGTTTGCCGCTGGCTAACTCAGGCCCGGTTTCGCCCAGTGCAACTGGTACTGTGGGCCGGTGCCTTTCCGCCCGACATGGATTTCGATGTGGCCACCCACTTCTTGCAGGATTTGCCCGTGACCTTGATTTGCGGCACCGAGGATGAGTTCATTACGGAGGAAGACTTGGAGCAGCAGCGTCACTTGTTTCGGCACGTCGGCGTTGAGCCGACTATCCTTCGCTTTGCCGGCAAGCATACGCTGAATGCCGCCGTGCTTGCCGAGTTAAACGAGGCTCAACTGGCTTCTCGTCACTGA
- the porT gene encoding type IX secretion/gliding motility protein PorT/SprT, with translation MATPYVRHQLHLHGSKVTRLALLALALGTLPFSAQAQRKSRSSASRGSNGQVKSVTVDNLPGYDSRWLHLGMYVAPHFSRYKIEQAAGYPSQGASANSIISPGFSVGFLGDLRIGDYGALNFSPGVSFLTRRIEFKSYGYAPTSSNDPEEIEDQEIGSTQIDLPVLFKLKSQRRRNSRVYIIGGVKPSFNIGNRRKDPEVNLLQAQRSDVALEYGVGMDLFYPFFKFSPELRFSHGLMNLYKPGTDVYSRSLQSMKSNTVTLYLNIWSGR, from the coding sequence ATGGCAACCCCTTACGTTCGGCATCAGCTCCATTTACACGGCTCAAAAGTAACCCGACTAGCCCTGCTGGCGCTGGCGCTTGGAACGTTGCCTTTCAGTGCCCAAGCCCAACGCAAAAGCCGCAGCTCCGCCAGTCGGGGCAGTAATGGCCAGGTGAAATCCGTAACTGTGGACAACCTACCCGGCTACGACTCCCGCTGGTTGCACTTAGGTATGTACGTGGCGCCTCATTTCTCGCGCTATAAAATAGAACAGGCGGCAGGCTACCCCAGCCAAGGCGCGTCGGCTAACTCCATCATCAGCCCCGGGTTTTCGGTAGGCTTTCTGGGCGACCTGCGGATAGGAGATTATGGAGCTCTGAACTTCTCGCCCGGCGTGAGCTTCCTGACCCGGCGGATTGAATTTAAGAGTTACGGGTACGCACCTACCAGCTCCAACGACCCAGAAGAAATAGAAGACCAGGAAATTGGCAGCACTCAGATTGACCTGCCGGTTCTGTTCAAGCTGAAGTCGCAGCGGCGGCGCAATTCCCGCGTGTATATTATTGGAGGAGTCAAGCCGAGCTTTAACATCGGAAACCGCCGCAAAGACCCCGAGGTAAACCTGCTGCAGGCCCAGCGCAGTGACGTGGCGCTGGAATATGGGGTCGGCATGGACCTGTTTTATCCGTTCTTTAAGTTCTCGCCCGAGCTGCGCTTTTCTCACGGCCTCATGAACCTGTATAAGCCCGGCACCGATGTGTACAGCCGCAGCCTACAAAGCATGAAAAGCAACACGGTAACTTTGTACCTGAACATCTGGTCGGGGCGCTAA